TCCGGGCCATAGCGGGAGAAGAAAGATATCAGGGTTATGTAAAAGTGTATGGAAGTGACGAGAGGGGGGAATTTATTTGAGGGCTGCCCTTGACACCTTAAATATTTATGAACGATTAAGAGATGCGCACCTGGATGATTTGGCCGCCAAAGAAATTGCCGAAGTTATTAATGAGGTGACCAAGACCTATTTGGCTACCAAGGGTGATGTGGAAAAAGCAAAAATTAAATTAAAAGCCGAGATTGAAAAGGCAAAAGTCAAAATTATAAAGTGGGTGGCGGGTATGTTAGCCGCTCAGGCGGCGATAGTGGCCACTTTGGTTAAGCTTTTGTAGCTGAAGATTGACTCCCACTAATCCGCCATTCGAAATGTAACTACTCAAAACTAAGTTAAGCAGTTAGTTGGGAGACAAAGCAAAATTCCCTCTCCCTTGATGGGAGAGGGATAGGGTGAGGGTGAAATGGGCGGGCAATATTATTACTCTTGCTAAAAACCTTAGAAAAAGAGCTACCACCCTCCCCTAACCCCTCCCATCAAGGGAGGGGAAGCTCTTAGGCCGACGCTGTCGGGACAAAAGGAGATGGAACTTAACCCATAGCACTATAATCTGTAATGAGCTTACTTTTTTAACTTGATTTTGAGTAGATACTTCGAAATCTACCATCCGCCATTGAAAAGGAGGTGATTAAGCATGGCCCATAAAAAAGGAATGGGTAGTTCCCGTAACGGCCGGGATAGTAATGCCCAA
This region of bacterium genomic DNA includes:
- a CDS encoding DUF1640 domain-containing protein — encoded protein: MRAALDTLNIYERLRDAHLDDLAAKEIAEVINEVTKTYLATKGDVEKAKIKLKAEIEKAKVKIIKWVAGMLAAQAAIVATLVKLL